The genomic interval TTTTAAATCTCTAGCCATTTCTTACGAATTAAAATCTAAAGTGAGAGAATGCTTTATTAGCTTCTGCCATTTTGTGAGTATCCATTCTTTTCTTAACTGCAGCACCTTCTTCTTTAGCAGCAGCTAAACACTCTGACGCTAAACGTTGTGCCATAGATTTTTCATTTCTTCTTCTAGAATAAAGTATCAACCACTTCATTGCCATAGAAATTTTTCTGTCTGGACGAATCTGCATTGGGATCTGGAATGTAGCTCCACCAACTCTACGGCTACGCACTTCTACGTGAGGCATAACGTTTGTTAAAGCATCTTTCCAAATTTCTAATGAAGTTTTCTCATCATTTTGCTTTTTAGTTTCAATGATATCAATAGCATCATAAAATACTTTAAAAGCTGTAGATTTCTTACCATCCCACATTAAGTTGTTCACAAAACGAGTTACCAATTGGTCATTAAACCTTGGATCCGGTAAAAGTGGTCTTTTCTTTGCCGCTCTTTTTCTCATGTCTTTTTCTTAAAAGTTTTAAATTACTTTTTTGCTTCTTTTGGGCGTTTAGCACCGTACTTAGATCTTCTTTGCGTTCTTCCTGCAACACCTGACGTGTCAAGCGCTCCACGAACGATATGATATCTAACACCTGGTAAATCTTTTACCCTTCCGCCTCTAACTAATACTATCGAGTGCTCTTGTAGATTGTGTCCTTCTCCAGGAATGTAAGCATTCACCTCATTACCATTTGTCAAACGTACACGCGCAACTTTACGCATTGCAGAGTTTGGTTTTTTTGGTGTAGTAGTGTAAACACGCGTACAAACCCCTCTTCTTTGAGGACAAGAATCTAAAGCAACCGATTTACTCTTCTTAGTTATCTGAGTTCTTCCTGTTCTTACTAATTGTTGAATTGTTGGCATAATTAATACTAAAAATTAATATGATATTAAATTCCCGCTTTTTACGGGGTTGCAAATGTATAAAATAAATTTCACTATACAAACGTTAATCTATTAATTTTCAACAAGATTATTTAATAATATGTTTTTACAAACAAACAACTGATATTTGCAATATGTTTAATTAAATAAAACTTTATAATTGAAACGTTTATTTCATACATTACTTTTCTCCTTTATAAGCATATCAGCTTATACACAAAATTTTTATTTAAAAATAAACGGATCTAATATCAGCGAAAACAAAACCCTCGACTCATTAAATTACAAAACAGTTCACCCCAATCTAAAATCACTTTTTGACGAAATCACAAACACCTCAAAAAAACTTTCTAAAGACGGATATTTAGACAACAAACTATTAGAAACCAACAAGATAAACGACAGCACATTTGTCTCTAATTTTGAACTAAAAAAAAGGATAAAAAACATACATATATATATAGGTATAAATAATCATTTTTTTGAAGGAGAAAAAATCCAAAACGACACACTTATCATCCCTTATAATGAGATTGAGAATTACTTAAATCAAAAAACAATTAATGCAGAAAAAGCCGGTTTTG from Flavobacterium sp. carries:
- the rpsG gene encoding 30S ribosomal protein S7 gives rise to the protein MRKRAAKKRPLLPDPRFNDQLVTRFVNNLMWDGKKSTAFKVFYDAIDIIETKKQNDEKTSLEIWKDALTNVMPHVEVRSRRVGGATFQIPMQIRPDRKISMAMKWLILYSRRRNEKSMAQRLASECLAAAKEEGAAVKKRMDTHKMAEANKAFSHFRF
- the rpsL gene encoding 30S ribosomal protein S12 is translated as MPTIQQLVRTGRTQITKKSKSVALDSCPQRRGVCTRVYTTTPKKPNSAMRKVARVRLTNGNEVNAYIPGEGHNLQEHSIVLVRGGRVKDLPGVRYHIVRGALDTSGVAGRTQRRSKYGAKRPKEAKK